The genomic DNA GCGGTGTGGAAGGAAAGCATAAGCGTTAAGGGTAACAGATTGTTCTACATCCAAGCAGTTCACCAAGAGAGTGATGTGATTCCCGAAAACATTGACGCGATAAGGGCGATGTTTGAATTGGCCGAAAAGTGGGAGAGCATAAGGAAAACCAACAAGAGCTTAGGGATACTGAAGTAACCTCCTTGCCCTAAAAATTATTTTAAAGGTGTAGGTAGATATTTCATAATGCGAGTGATTAACATGGGAAAAGGAAGTTCAGACATAGCAACCCAACTGATAGACCTAATAACGACGGCAATTAATGAGCTAAGGGAGGAAGGGCTAGAGCCAGATATAATGCTCGTAGGCCCCGACTTTCAAAAGCACTTAACTGAAGACTTGTCAAGACTTGTCAACCTAAGGATTTATGTAATTAAAGAACTTGGAGCAGATGCCATAATTGCAGATTCAAAGTATATGGGACAACTAAAAAAGGCTTCAAAAAGAATCTCAATAGAGCCTCTCCTAGAAGGGGAGGAATGGGAAGAGATAATAAAACAACTTCCAGAAATAAGTGAAGATTGAAAATCATATTATATTCCCAAGCCTTTTCTTTAGCACATAGCCAAGTCCACCACCTATTATTATCCCTGAAACGGCTTGTACTATATCATTGTAAAACTCCGCAACTGCACCTGCGGGACCATAGAGCAGGTAAGCAACACTCACATAACCTATCACCATTACAGCGCCACCAAGGGTAGTAGCAACTAAAATTCTAGCATAGCTTGCATCTCCCTTAGTCAAGTACCCTACGACGATTCCCTCAGAACCCTTGATTATAAGCGTGAACAGAGCCCAGGAAGGGTATCCCAGGAGATCAGCAAGTGCTGAACCAACGCCTCCAGCAAATCCCCCAATCAATGGGCCAAACAGAACTGCCGTGAGCATTATCATGATATCTCCAAAGTTAAGGTAACCCCGGGATGCAGGTATTGGAACTCTAACTACCATCGTCATTACAGTTACTAAGCCCGCCATTACAGCCGATAACGCTGCTACATTTGCAATTTTAAACTTCTTCCGGTTTATAAATATATATCCAAAGTAGCCTATAGCGACTAAGGCAACGATAGCCTTAAAGTATGGAACGTAAGCCTGAAGTGTTTCCTCGTTCATGGCATCACCCAATGTTAAGCTAAAACTTGATCTAAATATAAAGGTTAAGTTTAACATGGTGAGAGCATGAAGGAGAGCGAGATAATTAAGATATTCACGTCCGAAATAAAGGATAAAGTACTTGGAGATGATGCAGGATATATTAAGTTCAATGAAGACTGGATACTAATAACAACGGATATGCTAGTTTGGAGAACAGATGTTCCAAACTTTATGAACCCCGAAGACGCTGGAAGAAAAGTAGTTACAATGAACGTCAGTGACATCGCAGCAATGGGAGGGGAACCCAAGGCCTTCTTCTTTTCATTAGGTGTTCCCAAGGATATTGATGAAAATTTACTAAGGAGAATCGCTAAAGGAATCAAAGAAGGTAGTAGAAGATACAAAATTAGAGTCACTAGCGGGGACACTAACGATGTTAGCGAGATAGTAATAGATGGAGGAGCACTAGGAATAGGTAAAAGGCTATTGTTGAGGAGCAACGCAAAGCCAGGAGATGTTGTATGTGTAACTGGTGAATTAGGGAGACCACTCTTGGCACTTATCCTTTGGTCAAAAGGTGAAGATATTCCAAGAGAAGTTCTTGAAAAAGCAAGAGATCCTCAAGCGAGAGTTGAAGAAGGAAAGATCCTCTCAGAGATAGCAAATGCTGCCATCGATATTAGTGATGGATTGTCCAAAGAGTTATGGGAAATTTCAAGGGCAAGTAACGTGAAAATCGTTATTGAAGACGGCTCCTTACCAATTCATCCAACGGTTAAAGAACTCTCACCAAATCCCACGGAAATAGCCCTTTCAAGCGGTGAAGAATTTGAGCTTATATTCACAATTCCTCCAGAGAAAATTCCAGATGTGCCCTTCGATTTTACAGTAATAGGGAAAGTAGAAAAAGGAAGAGGAGTCTACATTAAGGGAAAAGGGGAAATGCCAATCCTTGGCTGGGAGCACTTCGCGGGGTTCGGAAATGTTAAGCATTGAAAAATTCAAAATCAAGGAGAAGGAAGTGACAATCGCAGTACTCTGGGATAATAAGAAGATAGACGGAATAGCGTACTCCTTAGAGGGAAACATAGAATTAAGCATAAAGAGGCTATCCAAGTTTCTTGCCAGGAGAGGGGTAAAAGTCAACTTAAAGCTAGTTGATTCAAAGTATCCAAGCATCGTGTATGAAGTCCTAATAGGAAAAATTAGCAATGCCCAGGGATTTGCACAACTTTCGCTTAGAGGTTTAACGGAGTTCGAGAAAAAAGTCTACGAGTGGTTAGTGAAAAACGTTAAAAGGGGGCAGGTTATAACGTATAGCGAGCTTGCCAAAGCACTGGAAACATCCCCCCGAGCTATAGGAGGAGCAATGAAGAGAAATCCCTATCCAATAATAGTCCCCTGTCATCGGGTCATAGGCAAAACTAACCAATGGCTGTACACTCCAAAGCCTGAATATAAAAGATTTCTCTTGGAGGTGGAAGGATGGATAAGTTAAAGTTATACATAGGATTGCTTGCGGTGGTCGTCCTTGGTATTGCGGGATTTATAATCTGGAAATGGGGCTTTTGGATGCTAATAAGAATAATTCTAAGCCTCGGATTTCTAGGGTTGACACTGATGCTCGGCTTCTTTTTGGGATTAACTATCTACGCTGAAAGCTGGAAGTACGCACTAATGCTACTGCCCCTCACAGCAATATCAGCGTACGGAACTTACCTCTCAATTACTTGGCAGAAGCTTAAGATAGTTGGCGGAATTATAGCATTCTTCATAGTTGCAGTGGCATTTGGAATATGGTACATCAGCGAACCGGACCTAAGCTTAGCAGATAGGTTTAGGAGTGCAGAGAAATTAGAGGAGATTGGGAGGTACAAGCAAGCGGCGAGGAAGTATGAGAAAGCCGGAAACTACAAGAAGGCCGCAGAAATGTACCTTAAGCTAGGCTGGCTCGAGAGCGCAGCGTGGGCATATGAGAAAGCCGGAGAGTATGCAAAGGCTGCCGAGCTCTACGAACAGCTGTACGAGAAGGAGAAGGATACCTACTACTTAAAGGAAGCCCACGAGTACTGGAAGAAGGCCGGAGATATGGAGAGAGCAGCAAAAGCTCTAGAGAGATACGCAGAAGAGGAACCATGGTTCTGGGAGGACGTAGCGAAGCTTTATGAGGAGCTAGGTAACGAAGAAAAGGCGAGAGAAGCATGGCAGAAGGCCCTGGAGTACTACAAGAAGGAAGCTGAGGAGGAGGGAGTATTCTGGGAGGATGTAGGAAATATAGCGAGAAAGCTCGGCATGGAAGACCTTGCCAGAGAGGCCTACCAGAAGTTCTTGGAGTACTGCCTTAAAGAGGCTGAAGAGGATCCAATGTGGTGGAAGCACGTTGCTGAAGCTTACGAATACTTAGGGGACAAAGAAAAAGCTGAGGAAGCAAGGAAGAAGTACGAGGAATACAGGCAAAAGATTATGAAAGCCAATGAAGAGACTTCAAAATTTCCGAAGTGATATTCTTTTTCCTTTCTCCATCTTAACTAGTCTTCATGTTGTAAGTGCATGCCATAGGCAACGCTGTATCTTGAAAGGGTAGTCCTGGCATTGCATAAGTCTTATTTCCTACTGAGTATACAAGTTTTGGTTGAATAAATAGGCTTCTAACTTTACCATCTATCCTCAGGGTTATGACGAAGTATCTTGACTCTTTGGGCGGTATAGTTTTGCTTGATACCAATCTTGATTTGTCTATTTCATAAGGAGTCGAAGCATTATACACCTCTATTTTAATTATTCTTACTAAGTTAGAAGGTATCTTAAAGCTCACATTAACGAGCCTAATCGTGGTGTTAAGTGGGTTGTATAACCCAAAACTGTATTCTACCTCTCTCATTCCTCCGTTAAATTCTAGATTTTCTAGCGAGAACGCTGTTATATTAGGCCTAAGTTCTGGTTCTTCCTTTGCAGTTTCAAATGTCCAGTTTCCAAGATTTAACGGAATTCTCTGCATGTGGCCTTCCTGAATCCAATGTAGGGTACCTTGCACGTCAAGGAATTTATAACTACCAGGCACTGAAAGGTCAAGTTGTGAGAAGTTTATTGGCAGGATAATTCCGAGGTATCCATGATAGAACACGGGAATTCTTCTCCCATTGTACGAGGCTGACAGAATAGAGCTACCAAAGTTCATAGTTACAGTAACAGCTACCGATTGGTTTACGAGAGTCTTTGGATAGCACCAATAAAGCATTACGTGAGCTACTGTGTTATTTGGAATCCCATATACATAACTAACATATGGCAATACAAAATTGCTTGAATTTAGGGGTACAACCTCACGTTTTATCTCTGAGCCCTGAAAAGTGTTATTGCTGGCCTCGATGAAGTGCTGGGACGGACTATTTTCAACTTGAGAGACAATATGTTCAGGCATTCCCCCTTTGTTAAAAAATATAATAAATATGTAAGTTTTTTCTGATATTTGTACTATTGCCATGTTCATGCAGATATTCAATTTATACAACTTTAAGTAGTAAAAATAATAGTGATGGCTATAAACCCTCCTATCCATAATATAAATGCCCCCGCAAGCGAGGGCTTGGCCGATTCTTAATGAGGCCAGGTGCGATGCGGGGGTAACAGCCCGGCCTCAGCGAGGTCCCCTCGGGAGGTGCCTTCCGCGTCACGGAGTGCCGTGACCGGGGGTAACCCTGGCCGGGCACAGGCCCGTCTGGGTTAGCCCGCCTGAGAGTGGCTAAGCCTTCGATGAAGGCGGGTGTTACGGGCGGGCCACATACAATAGCAAAGGTGATAGCGATGATACGCTTCGTTCTCGACACCAGCATCTTCGTCAATCCCGATGTAAGGAAGAAGTTCGGTGAAACTCCTACGGAGGCTATGAAAACGTTCCTGAGTTACGCAGAGAAGCTCTTCGGAAAAGTAGAATTTTACATGCCCCCAGGAATTTACAGGGAGGTTATGCACTTCGTTGAGGAAGAAGAAGTTTCCCCAGAGCTTGAACTTTATATAATAAAGAAACCCCCAAACGTTCACGACATAAAGATACCAGCTTTCGTAGTGTACGAGCTAATAGAGGATATAAGAAGGAGGGTGGATAAAGGCCTAAGGGTGGCTGAGAAGGCCGTAAGGGAAAGCGTTCTTGACACGGAAAATGTTGACAAGGTAATACAAAAATTAAGGAGGAATTACAGGAAGGCCCTTAGAGAGGGAATTCTTGATAGTAAGGAAGACTTTGAGCTAATTCTCCTCGCAAAAGAGCTCGATGGGATAATAGTTTCTGCAGACGTGGGAATACTAACATGGGCCGAGAAGATGGGCATAAAGTGGGTTGACGCATTTAAATTCAAGGAAGTGCTAGAAGAGCTCGTCGAGAAGTTCAGAAGTGAAAGTGAAAAGGAAAGGAAGTGAGTTCAGATCTTCCTCTCGAGAACGATCTCGATGGTTGAGGTGTTTGTAGTCCTACCATCAGCGGTTGGGAGCTCCTCGGTACCGATCTTAATGTCCTTAACATCAACGGTGTCCTTGAGGAACCTGTTCCTGACGATCTCTGCAACGTCAACGGCCCTGCTAATAGCCCTACCACGGGCCTTTATAACGACCTCCTTTGCACCCTCGTTGAACTGGGTTATGACGGCTAGGACATAGTTCATAACAGGCTTCTTTCCGATGTAAACAACGTGCTCCTCAGCCATCTCTTGACACCTCCTGGCTTTTTGTCATCACCCAAATGCTTAAGTTAAGTTAAATACTTTTCGGTTATCAGCCCTCTCCCTCAATCTCTATGACCTTCACATTTATTGGGAGCTCCTTAAGCTCATTAACGGTTCTCTCTGCAACTTTCTGAGATTTGGCCAGTATCACAAAGGCAACATCACCCCTGTACCTAACTTTTGGTGAAGCTCATTGTATCTCCTCTACTTTGCAACGTGCTTCTCAGGAATGCTTAAAAATGCCAAAGTGAAGGAAATTATCCCCTAGCCTGTTTGAACTGCTCCTGAATCTTCCTATAGTACTCCATCGTCTCCTTGCTAACTGAAGGCCCTATCTTTTTGAGGGCCT from Pyrococcus kukulkanii includes the following:
- a CDS encoding family 4B encapsulin nanocompartment shell protein, whose product is MRVINMGKGSSDIATQLIDLITTAINELREEGLEPDIMLVGPDFQKHLTEDLSRLVNLRIYVIKELGADAIIADSKYMGQLKKASKRISIEPLLEGEEWEEIIKQLPEISED
- a CDS encoding ECF transporter S component, with amino-acid sequence MNEETLQAYVPYFKAIVALVAIGYFGYIFINRKKFKIANVAALSAVMAGLVTVMTMVVRVPIPASRGYLNFGDIMIMLTAVLFGPLIGGFAGGVGSALADLLGYPSWALFTLIIKGSEGIVVGYLTKGDASYARILVATTLGGAVMVIGYVSVAYLLYGPAGAVAEFYNDIVQAVSGIIIGGGLGYVLKKRLGNII
- a CDS encoding thiamine-phosphate kinase yields the protein MKESEIIKIFTSEIKDKVLGDDAGYIKFNEDWILITTDMLVWRTDVPNFMNPEDAGRKVVTMNVSDIAAMGGEPKAFFFSLGVPKDIDENLLRRIAKGIKEGSRRYKIRVTSGDTNDVSEIVIDGGALGIGKRLLLRSNAKPGDVVCVTGELGRPLLALILWSKGEDIPREVLEKARDPQARVEEGKILSEIANAAIDISDGLSKELWEISRASNVKIVIEDGSLPIHPTVKELSPNPTEIALSSGEEFELIFTIPPEKIPDVPFDFTVIGKVEKGRGVYIKGKGEMPILGWEHFAGFGNVKH
- the otg gene encoding methylated-DNA--protein-cysteine methyltransferase, whose translation is MLSIEKFKIKEKEVTIAVLWDNKKIDGIAYSLEGNIELSIKRLSKFLARRGVKVNLKLVDSKYPSIVYEVLIGKISNAQGFAQLSLRGLTEFEKKVYEWLVKNVKRGQVITYSELAKALETSPRAIGGAMKRNPYPIIVPCHRVIGKTNQWLYTPKPEYKRFLLEVEGWIS
- a CDS encoding tetratricopeptide repeat protein, translated to MDKLKLYIGLLAVVVLGIAGFIIWKWGFWMLIRIILSLGFLGLTLMLGFFLGLTIYAESWKYALMLLPLTAISAYGTYLSITWQKLKIVGGIIAFFIVAVAFGIWYISEPDLSLADRFRSAEKLEEIGRYKQAARKYEKAGNYKKAAEMYLKLGWLESAAWAYEKAGEYAKAAELYEQLYEKEKDTYYLKEAHEYWKKAGDMERAAKALERYAEEEPWFWEDVAKLYEELGNEEKAREAWQKALEYYKKEAEEEGVFWEDVGNIARKLGMEDLAREAYQKFLEYCLKEAEEDPMWWKHVAEAYEYLGDKEKAEEARKKYEEYRQKIMKANEETSKFPK
- a CDS encoding RNA ligase partner protein; translation: MIRFVLDTSIFVNPDVRKKFGETPTEAMKTFLSYAEKLFGKVEFYMPPGIYREVMHFVEEEEVSPELELYIIKKPPNVHDIKIPAFVVYELIEDIRRRVDKGLRVAEKAVRESVLDTENVDKVIQKLRRNYRKALREGILDSKEDFELILLAKELDGIIVSADVGILTWAEKMGIKWVDAFKFKEVLEELVEKFRSESEKERK
- the albA gene encoding DNA-binding protein Alba gives rise to the protein MAEEHVVYIGKKPVMNYVLAVITQFNEGAKEVVIKARGRAISRAVDVAEIVRNRFLKDTVDVKDIKIGTEELPTADGRTTNTSTIEIVLERKI